Proteins from a genomic interval of Colletotrichum higginsianum IMI 349063 chromosome 6, whole genome shotgun sequence:
- a CDS encoding Integral membrane protein, producing the protein MAPDLILVLFLQVARTAVVAWNSGHDSNHIPYPRLPKDPFTFFVGPQYHALHHIDPLNYFGSMTRLLDWWMGTAVSLRGRRVTMTGSSGALGQALAEQLRLEGVRSISAPKFGIDWAYDDYSYFESALQNTDVLILTHGSKNGKHDFEANCESAVKIIEIFRESCSRRKLGLLPEVWYVGSEAELHGAWTSDMQTYTGSKRAFVRHARAFYDEETFNYRHIVPAAFASSMGPGLVSARWAARVALWWIRRGARYVPVTYTGLAFVNFLRFKLGRRLANEQAFNVA; encoded by the exons ATGGCACCGGACTTGATCCTGGTACTCTTCCTTCAGGTTGCTCGGACAGCTGTGGTTGCCTGGAACTCCGGCCACGATTCCAATCATATTCCCTACCCGCGACTTCCAAAAGACCCCTTCACGTTTTTCGTTGGGCCTCAGTACCATGCGCTACATCACATCGACCCTCTCAACTACTTCGGGTCGATGACACGCCTGCTCGACTGGTGGATGGGCACCGCGGTCTCACTCAGGGGCCGGCGCGTGACGATGACAGGGTCTAGCGGAGCACTCGGGCAGGCTTTGGCTGAACAGCTCCGCCTGGAGGGCGTGCGATCCATCTCAGCCCCCAAGTTCGGAATCGACTGGGCGTACGACGACTATTCCTACTTCGAGTCGGCGCTCCAAAACACCgacgtcctcatcctcacccACGGCTCCAAGAACGGCAAGCACGACTTCGAGGCGAACTGCGAGTCCGCCGTCAAGATCATCGAGATCTTCAGAGAGTCTTGCAGCCGCCGCAAGCTCGGCCTCTTGCCGGAGGTCTGGTACGTCGGCAGCGAGGCCGAACTCCACGGGGCCTGGACGAGCGACATGCAGACCTACACCGGCTCGAAAAGGGCGTTTGTCCGCCACGCGAGGGCCTTCTACGACGAAGAAACTTTCAACTACCGCCACATCGTCCCGGCCGCGTTCGCCTCCAGCATGGGGCCAGGGCTCGTGAGCGCGAGGTGGGCGGCCAGGGTGGCGCTGTGGTGGATACGGAGAGGAGCAAGATACGTGCCCGTTACGTACACTGGGTTGGCGTTTGTCAACTTTTTGAGATTCAAGCTGGGGAGGAGGCTTGCAAATGAGCAAG CGTTCAACGTCGCTTGA
- a CDS encoding Amino acid transporter, with protein sequence MKWFTLFSLASAIGLAGASPLFPAGNGTFSNSACTSLNQRKAWHTLGNDEKSEYLQAVKCLMDSPAKSGITGAKTRYDELQWCHVVQSNFIHGVGAFLPWHRLYLRLQEMLLQDECGYTGALPYWDEQHDLEVYGTLDKASVWGADEFSFGTNGVNTTSGTNCVVDGPFANTTLRMDQIWGVNYYDEYCLSREWNQTAFTFANQSYVDVCFEKTNYNEANFCYVDSPHSCGHLATGGTMENQNASPGDPLFFLHHANLDRLWWDWQLANLSSRLTDMSGQLIPPTFIMEQNRWLPPSKAYLDYDGDPGNDTTLNHVLWMAEIIPNKTIADVMDLRGDVICAEYVVAEK encoded by the exons ATGAAGTGGTTCACCCTTTTTAGCCTGGCTTCGGCAATCGGCTTGGCTGGCGCCTCACCTCTGTTCCCTGCCGGCAACGGAACGTTCTCGAACTCGGCTTGCACATCGCTGAATCAAAGAAAAGCATG GCATACTCTCGGCAACGATGAAAAGTCCGAGTATCTTCAAGCAGTCAAGTGCTTGATGGACTCCCCTGCCAAGAGTGGCATCACCGGCGCGAAGACGCGCTACGATGAGCTCCAATGGTGCCATGTGGTCCAATCGAATTTCATCCACGGTGTCGG TGCTTTCCTTCCCTGGCACCGTCTCTATCTGCGTCTGCAGGAAATGCTCCTCCAGGATGAATGCGGCTACACTGGGGCGCTCCCATACTGGGACGAGCAGCATGATCTCGAGGTTTACGGAACACTCGACAAGGCCTCCGTTTGGGGCGCCGACGAGTTCAGTTTCGGCACCAACggcgtcaacaccaccagCGGGACCAActgcgtcgtcgacggccccTTTGCCAACACAACCCTGCGCATGGATCAGATTTGGGGCGTCAACTACTACGACGAGTACTGCTTGTCTCGTGAGTGGAACCAGACGGCTTTCACGTTTGCCAACCAGTCGTATGTCGATGTGTGCTTCGAGAAGACGAACTACAACGAGGCCAATTTCTGTTACGTTGATTCGCCCCATTCTTGCGGTCATTTGGCAACCGGCGGAACT ATGGAAAACCAAAATGCTAGCCCTGGTGaccccctcttcttcctgcacCACGCCAACCTGGACCGACTTTGGTGGGATTGGCAACTCGCCAACCTCTCATCCCGCCTGACGGACATGAGCGGCCAACTCATTCCTCCGACATTCATTATGGAGCAGAACCGCTGGCTTCCCCCCTCCAAAGCGTACCTCGACTATGATGGTGATCCGGGCAACGACACCACTCTGAACCACGTGTTGTGGATGGCTGAAATCATTCCCAACAAGACTATTGCGGATGTCATGGATCTCAGAGGCGATGTCATCTGCGCCGAGTACGTTGTTGCGGAGAAGTAG
- a CDS encoding Serine threonine protein kinase, with translation MTSNQTPDCLRRSSLTWLHLPRKNRGMDGTSKDSLPPSYPTPSAKDHPQPIPPVSQPLTPGSGSSAQFNMPYSPYEPFHNAPMMQQESSPKRWTESKAYKSGPESREIPSRDNYQSAQQVSQQHMPPITVARYRRELFWWAFRYAVIAVVVFVAFLVPIIILSNDADVVEESTPERIEAEQYQNLMFYICLWLEVTWLGAVGSDLLGLGLPYLFRFIARYTNSAHQRYWRVLKFMRRPIAFLGTTVVTYIFFAACINENELLAVNINKAPDTFAWDDAVADVLEQMTLWVSFYFLEKLFISYIAVHYHYRGDNVKIARTKDLQNALIALYDASVFLHPPHREPFAEEDMLIRNARGDSHDPGRVRVSSYLARLGIDGYKMTSLFGNFISAEPNAHWLRPASTYSVIERAWANPVSAAALARRIWLSLVAEGKPGLTVDDIIEVLGPYRKHEAVAIFKTLNENNSPDIRVEEFIGIVTEGGRTRHQVYKNMENMDHCINTFDWFCLLILASVMIFFIMVAYVPAIKQIQTILSSLAIGLSFAVGRTFHHLLVGIVFVFFDHPYDVGDVVNVYNMSSTNGTTCLVKRQSLLYTVFRRLDNGCDLQIPNERLSQKRIENFSRSGINRQGVSLFVDFKTGFKDIVRLRTILEEFLTQNSRDYVPDSLGLNVVNLHELNKMELRLAFTHRNNWSDDKLRSQRSNRFHCALVAACRAIPLYKPGGMAPKSGENGNPMYTVQLDATTELSDNIKKEKDRRQGLRWDEIKMDVPQNAYVNVSEEEALQARKDEEAQKERLAKLSEEDAFSRLARLPTTSGRAGVSTAIEVEATARGLRQTTRPGN, from the exons ATGACCTCGAATCAGACACCGGATTGCTTACGACGCTCTTCATTGACGTGGCTGCATCTTCCTCGCAAGAACCGTGGAATGGATGGCACATCGAAGGAcagcttgccgccgagctATCCAACGCCCTCTGCCAAAGATCATCCTCAGCCAATTCCGCCAGTGTCCCAGCCTCTCACTCCCGGGTCCGGTTCTTCGGCTCAGTTCAACATGCCATACAGCCCCTATGAGCCTTTTCACAACGCCCCGATGATGCAACAAGAGTCTTCGCCGAAGCGCTGGACAGAGTCCAAAGCATACAAATCTGGTCCGGAGTCGCGGGAGATCCCAAGCCGCGACAACTATCAGAGCGCCCAACAAGTTTCTCAACAACACATGCCGCCCATTACCGTGGCTCGGTATCGACGGGAGCTCTTTTGGTGGGCCTTTCGTTATGCCGTCATCGCAGTGGTCGTCTTTGTGGCTTTTCTTGTCCCCATCATCATTCTGAGCAACGACGCCGATGTTGTAGAGGAGAGTACCCCTGAAAGAATCGAAGCGGAACAGTACCAAAACCTCATGTTTTACATCTGCCTGTGGTTAGAAGTCACTTGGCTGGGAGCCGTCGGTTCCGACTTGCTTGGCCTAGGACTTCCATACCTCTTCAGGTTCATCGCAAG GTACACCAACTCGGCCCATCAGAGATACTGGCGAGTTCTCAAGTTTATGCGGCGACCAATTGCTTTCCTCGGAACCACGGTCGTCACTTACATTTTCTTTGCCGCT TGTATCAACGAGAACGAGCTTTTAGCCGTCAATATCAACAAAGCCCCAGACACCTTCGCTTGGGACGATGCCGTCGCGGACGTCCTGGAACAGATGACGCTCTGGGTAAGCTTCTACTTcctcgagaagctcttcATATCCTACATCGCGGTCCACTATCACTACCGAGGCGACAACGTCAAGATCGCTCGGACCAAAGACCTCCAGAATGCCCTGATCGCCTTGTACGACGCCTCGGTTTTTCTGCACCCGCCACACCGAGAGCCCTTTGCCGAAGAGGACATGCTCATCCGCAACGCTAGAGGCGACTCCCACGACCCAGGCCGTGTCAGGGTCTCTAGCTACCTCGCCCGGCTGGGCATCGACGGGTACAAGATGACCAGTCTGTTCGGAAACTTCATTTCCGCCGAGCCCAACGCCCACTGGCTGCGTCCAGCGAGCACCTACTCAGTGATTGAGCGCGCGTGGGCCAACCCCGTGTCCGCTGCAGCCTTGGCGCGGCGAATCTGGctctccctcgtcgccgaaggcaaaccaggcctcaccgtcgacgacatcatcgaGGTTCTTGGCCCTTACCGCAAACACGAAGCGGTCGCGATCTTCAAGACGTTGAACGAGAACAACAGCCCCGACATCCGAGTCGAGGAATTCATTGGGATCGTCACGGAGGGTGGTCGGACGCGGCACCAGGTCTACAAGAACATGGAGAACATGGACCACTGCATCAACACTTTCGACTGGTTCTGCCTTCTGATACTCGCCAGCGTCATGATCTTTTTCATCA TGGTCGCCTATGTGCCGGCGATCAAGCAGATTCAAACCATCCTCTCCAGTCTCGCCATCGGCCTCTCGTTTGCCGTTGGCCGCACGTTCCACCATCTTCTCGTGGGGATCGTCTTCGTATTCTTCGACCACCCCtacgacgtcggcgatgtcgtcaaCGTCTACAACATGAGCTCGACCAACGGCACCACGTGCCTCGTCAAGCGGCAGTCGCTGTTGTACACCGTCTTCCGGCGACTCGACAACGGCTGCGACCTCCAGATCCCCAACGAACGGCTGTCGCAGAAACGGATCGAGAACTTTTCGAGGTCCGGAATCAACCGGCAGGGCGTCTCCCTGTTCGTGGACTTCAAGACCGGCTTCAAGGACATCGTCCGCCTGCGCACAATCTTGGAGGAGTTCCTGACCCAAAACTCGAGGGACTACGTTCCGGACAGCTTGGGTCTGAACGTGGTCAACCTCCACGAGCTCAACAAGATGGAGCTCCGGTTGGCGTTCACCCACCGCAATAACTGGTCCGACGACAAGCTCCGCTCTCAAAGAAGCAACAGGTTCCACTGCGCCTTGGTTGCCGCCTGCCGAGCCATCCCGCTCTACAAGCCCGGCGGTATGGCACCGAAGTCCGGAGAGAATGGCAATCCGATGTATACTGTTCAGCTCGACGCGACTACTGAGCTGAGCGACAACataaagaaggaaaaggatCGTCGACAGGGCCTTCGATGGGATGAAATCAAGATGGACGTTCCACAGAACGCATATGTCAATGTaagcgaggaggaggctctGCAGGCCAGGAAGGATGAAGAGGCTCAGAAGGAGAGGCTGGCCAAATTGTCGGAGGAAGATGCCTTTTCCAGGCTTGCAAGACTCCCAACAACCTCCGGGAGAGCAGGAGTCAGCACTGCGATTGAAGTTGAAGCCACAGCAAGGGGATTGCGGCAGACTACAAGACCTGGCAACTGA
- a CDS encoding Major facilitator superfamily transporter has translation MATMAAEQQPLLVEDPLCEEDLSKHLLDFDPNGDSDNPREWPTPFKWTIVGLLALTAFTVTFTCISVVPVAARIIEDLDHNEGTNSPASALLVTIWELGEAAGPLLIAPLSEIYGRYPVMNAANILFITATVLAALSASTPLLIAARCLTGLAVASNVLNPAIIGDMFLPDNRGSAMSMVSLAPLIGGAVGPMISGAIAQTLGWRQVLWMSAGLAAVCELLFLTCFRETYKMTILRRRAAKHADEHGAPLHPAGVDDHKSMLKLWESVKRPFHVLFKSHVLMGLSLFGCVTFAFFYVMSISLPGILQDVYGFSPALTGLSFMSFSVGSFISVLVSNFSLDRIYIKLRGNDPVGRPEYRLPLVIIGAFTLPLSITAYGWIAQLHLPVGFLLLSVAMLGFTLLMASLPLSAYVVDAAGLYSASAMTGVIVTRCLAGTFLPLASGPLVQTFGYGWGFTMLGAFSMCLAPIPVVIMRYGHVWRQKSEYTRDA, from the exons ATGGCGACTATGgcggcagagcagcagccgTTGCTGGTGGAGGACCCTCTCTGCGAGGAAGACCTATCGAAGCACCTGCTCGACTTTGATCCCAACGGCGACTCTGACAACCCCAGAGAGTGGCCGACGCCCTTCAAGTGGACCATTGTCGGCCTGCTGGCCCTCACGGCCTTCACTGT GACCTTCACCTGCATCTCAGTCGTGCCCGTCGCCGCGCGCATCATAGAAGACCTGGACCATAATGAAGGCACAAACTCCCCCGCGAGCGCCCTGCTCGTCACCATCTgggagctgggcgaggccGCGGGGCCCCTCCTGATCGCGCCGCTGTCCGAGATCTACGGCCGCTACCCCGTCATGAACGCCGCCAACATCCTCTTCATCACCGccaccgtcctcgccgccctcagcGCCAGCACCCCgctcctcatcgccgcccgcTGCCTcaccggcctcgccgtcgcctccaaCGTCCTGAACccggccatcatcggcgacaTGTTCCTCCCGGACAACCGCGGCTCCGCCATGAGCATGGTCTCCCTCGCGCccctcatcggcggcgccgtcggccccATGATcagcggcgccatcgcccagACCCTCGGCTGGCGCCAGGTCCTCTGGATGAgcgccggcctggccgccgtctgcGAGCTGCTCTTCCTCACCTGCTTCCGGGAGACCTACAAGATGACCATCCTGaggcgccgcgccgccaagcacgccgacgagcacgGCGCGCCCCTGCAcccggccggcgtcgacgaccacAAGAGCATGCTCAAGCTGTGGGAGTCCGTCAAGCGGCCGTTCCACGTGCTGTTCAAATCCCACGTCTTGATggggctctctctctttggCTGCGTGaccttcgccttcttctATGTCATGTCCATCAGTTTGCCCGGCATTCTGCAGGATGTGTACGGGTTCTCGCCCGCCCTCACCGGTCTCTCGTTCATGTCGTTCA GCGTCGGATCCTTCATCAGTGTCCTGGTCAGCAACTTCAGTCTGGACAGGATCTACATCAAGCTCCGCGGAAACGACCCTGTAGGACGCCCCGAGTACCGCCTCCcgctcgtcatcatcggcgccttCACCCTGCCTCTCTCCATCACCGCGTACGGCTGGATCGCACAGCTCCACCTGCCCGTCGGCTTCCTTCTGCTGTCGGTGGCAATGCTCGGCTTCACCCTCCTGATGGCCTCCCTGCCGCTCTCGGCctacgtcgtcgacgccgccgggctgTACTCCGCTTCCGCGATGACCGGCGTCATCGTAACGCGGTGCCTCGCCGGCACCTTCCTGCCGCTAGCCAGCGGGCCGCTGGTGCAGACATTCGGCTACGGTTGGGGTTTCACGATGCTGGGGGCGTTCAGCATGTGTTTGGCGCCCATCCCGGTCGTCATTATGAGATACGGCCACGTCTGGCGCCAAAAGTCCGAGTATACGAGAGATGCCTGA
- a CDS encoding Salicylate hydroxylase — MKAASSLKVIIVGAGIGGLTCAIACRREGLEVVVLERASRIVPMGAGMQIPPNGVKVARQLGFLEKLRQVATTIKAVELRRYDNGKQLGEVTEEQCRKEYGDPWMAVHRADFHHALWRTCQELGVSLDLNMEVERIDFENGTVYMEDGDEISGDVIIGADGMGGGGGPGPQSVCRAQLLDTPSPLIDTGDVAYRAVLPLEYLKALNDSRVDNLCAQNKVITWLGPSQHAVLYSVRGGREFNLILIRSDHGEPGDLPHQGGDAGEMRDYFAGWDGILTKIMSLVSRVQKWKICTPSKVDPACRGCFAILGDAFHSNLPYQAQGAAMAMEDGAFLGKILGLATEYVLSGREDALDAEPSGTQLRNKHKGDVDLKKLVPAVLERYGAVRGTRASDAVRGEGRTEPVRKWFHLPDGPEQEARNAALSHNDARDRSAWRDDCLSLLGYDVVQEAEKVTAAVLEVR, encoded by the exons ATGAAGGCTGCTTCGAGTCTGAAAGTCATCATCGTCGGGGCGGGCATCGGCGGCCTAACTTGCGCGATTGCTTGCCGGCGAGaaggcctcgaggtcgtggtTCTTGAAAGAGCGAGCAGGATCGTACCG ATGGGTGCTGGCATGCAGATACCGCCCAACGGCGTGAAAGTCGCGCGGCAGCTGGGCTTCCTGGAAAAGCTACGACAGGTGGCGACCACGATAAAGGCGGTAGAGCTCCGCCGATACGACAACGGCAAGCAGCTCGGCGAAGTCACCGAAGAGCAGTGTCGGAAGGAATACGGCGATCCGTGGATGGCCGTCCACCGCGCCGATTTCCACCACGCGCTGTGGCGGACGTGTCAGGAGCTGGGAGTGAGCCTCGACCTGAACATGGAAGTCGAGAGGATCGACTTTGAGAACGGTACCGTGTACATGGAGGACGGGGATGAGATTTCCGGCGatgtcatcatcggcgccgacggtatgggtggtggtggtggccctG GTCCTCAGTCCGTCTGTCGCGCGCAGCTCCTCGATACGCCTTCGCCGCTGATTGACACGGGTGATGTTGCCTATCGGGCGGTGCTCCCACTCGAGTATCTCAAGGCCCTGAACGACTCGCGGGTCGACAACCTCTGCGCCCAAAACAAAGTCATCACATGGCTGGGCCCAAGTCAACATGCAGTCCTTTACTCGGtccgaggagggcgagaatTCAACCTGATACTGATTCGGTCAGATCATGGTGAGCCCGGGGACCTACCACACCAGGGTGGCGATGCGGGGGAGATGAGGGACTACTTCGCCGGGTGGGATGGAAT ACTGACCAAAATCATGTCTTTGGTATCGCGAGTCCAGAAGTGGAAGATCTGTACACCATCAAAGGTGGACCCGGCATGCAGG GGCTGTTTTGCCATCCTCGGTGATGCTTTTCACTCGAATCTTCCATACCAGGCGCAAGGAGCAGCAATGGCCATGGAAGACGGCGCCTTCTTGGGCAAGATCCTCGGCCTGGCCACAGAATATGTGCTTAGTGGCCGTGAGGATGCCTTGGATGCGGAACCTTCCGGAACACAGCTTCGAAACAAGCATAAAGGAGATGTCGATTTGAAGAAACTCGTTCCCGCTGTGCTGGAGAGATACGGGGCGGTGCGAGGCACGCGAGCATCCGACGCTGTACGCGGCGAGGGTCGCACGGAGCCGGTCCGGAAATGGTTCCATCTGCCCGATGGCCCCGAGCAAGAGGCAAGGAATGCCGCGTTATCGCATAACGACGCGAGGGACAGGTCCGCATGGCGTGATGACTGCCTCTCCTTGCTCGGGTACGATGTTGTTCAAGAAGCTGAAAAGGTCACTGCAGCGGTCTTGGAAGTACGATAG
- a CDS encoding Heterokaryon incompatibility protein: MYKPLNTSQRETRLVTILPGRFDDAVYCELHVISLSSSPVYDALSYVWGDLRITREIFVQGTAHQVTANLEVALRYLRQVDKPRALWIDALCINQNDIPERSSQVAQMGHIYRGAREVVAWLGEESDNSNLAFDLTEAGSRLSYWCRGLQSDGDPTTSSFGSEHIRSLEILTKRLWWKRIWTFQELILAKSVHFICGNRSMDAATLFAFARVYFQHVNTCDKCDASQAPHQEDMLRLGEILAPLVMLDQSRQDAAGLYIPHTVLLYRSRDCTDSRDKIYGFIGLEAANNASPSRLPDYSLPVSDVYAQATRDFIATEKQLSVFSQLLPRCAPHKSPISDDLPTWALDLTAAATPQVSIDMYTRMTNLRLYNSTAPGTLTLGRRVGLKKLALMGRVVGTIGSPLGEPCPADRRADANIYYAWRHFARVDDRYDEPYAGQTHVAYGDAFWQTLCASVVPAHSRVADYGDLVRADPERHRGLHDAWWHSLLPDDLADARRNLRIDHDITANEIAQFFSCVSIATTMRRLMVEEREHGWMGLVPQDAEEGDRIAVIDGGKVPYILRPSKEEPGSWCLVGDAYVHGIMDGEAVALGERREILLV, encoded by the coding sequence ATGTATAAACCCCTCAACACCAGTCAGAGGGAGACGAGACTCGTCACAATCCTTCCAGGTCGGTTTGATGATGCGGTCTATTGCGAGCTGCATGTCATATCTTTGTCCAGCAGCCCTGTTTACGACGCGCTGTCCTACGTCTGGGGCGATCTGAGAATCACGCGAGAGATATTCGTTCAGGGAACTGCCCACCAAGTCACTGCCAACCTCGAGGTTGCGTTACGCTATTTGCGCCAGGTCGATAAGCCGAGAGCTCTGTGGATAGACGCCCTTTGCATCAACCAGAACGACATTCCTGAGAGGAGCTCACAGGTCGCCCAGATGGGCCATATCTACAGGGGTGCTCGGGAAGTCGTTGCCTGGCTTGGGGAGGAATCAGACAACAGCAACCTTGCTTTCGATCTGACAGAAGCTGGATCACGTTTGTCATATTGGTGCCGCGGCCTCCAGTCGGACGGCGATCCGACAACATCGTCCTTCGGCTCGGAGCACATCCGTTCTTTGGAGATTTTAACAAAAAGGTTGTGGTGGAAGCGAATATGGACGTTTCAAGAACTCATCCTGGCAAAATCCGTCCATTTTATCTGCGGAAACCGCAGCATGGACGCTGCTACACTCTTCGCGTTTGCCCGAGTGTATTTCCAACACGTCAATACTTGCGACAAATGCGATGCCTCGCAAGCTCCGCACCAGGAAGATATGCTGCGGCTCGGCGAGATACTGGCCCCTCTAGTCATGCTGGACCAGTCGCGCCAAGATGCTGCGGGCTTGTATATCCCCCACACGGTACTCCTATACCGCAGCCGAGACTGTACGGATTCGAGAGACAAGATCTACGGATTCATCGGCTTGGAAGCAGCCAACAACGCTTCACCCTCCCGGCTACCAGACTACTCTCTCCCAGTGTCCGATGTCTACGCTCAAGCAACTCGCGACTTTATCGCCACAGAGAAGCAGTTGTCCGTCTTCTCTCAGCTGCTGCCCCGATGTGCGCCGCACAAGAGCCCTATATCAGACGACCTACCGACCTGGGCCCTCGACCTGACTGCCGCTGCCACTCCTCAGGTCTCGATAGACATGTACACACGCATGACGAACCTCCGGCTCTACAACTCCACCGCACCCGGGACGTTGACGCTGGGACGCCGTGTGGGGTTGAAGAAGCTCGCTCTCATGGGCAGGGTTGTCGGGACGATAGGTTCGCCCCTCGGCGAGCCGTGCCCGGCGGACCGTCGCGCAGACGCCAACATTTACTACGCATGGCGGCACTTTGCGAGAGTGGACGATCGATACGACGAGCCCTACGCCGGGCAAACGCACGTGGCGTACGGCGACGCGTTCTGGCAAACTCTCTGCGCTTCCGTCGTCCCTGCGCACTCCAGGGTCGCCGACTACGGAGACCTCGTCCGCGCGGATCCGGAGAGACACCGCGGGCTCCACGACGCGTGGTGGCACTCCCTCTTACCCGACGACCTTGCGGACGCCAGGAGGAACCTCCGAATCGACCACGACATCACTGCGAACGAGATCGCGCAGTTCTTCTCCTGTGTCAGCATCGCCACTACCATGAGAAGGCTGAtggtggaggagagggagcATGGGTGGATGGGGCTAGTGCCCcaagatgccgaggagggcgatCGCATCGCGGTCATTGACGGTGGCAAAGTGCCATACATACTACGCCCAAGTAAAGAGGAGCCGGGATCATGGTGTTTGGTCGGCGATGCCTACGTTCACGGAATCatggacggcgaggccgtagCGCTGGGCGAGCGTCGTGAAATACTGCTTGTCTAG